The following are from one region of the Chloroflexota bacterium genome:
- a CDS encoding nitroreductase/quinone reductase family protein, which translates to MGSHENQGSVNEMMHTDPAEQSPILRWFYKGWRPTRLGRWVNRVQGWWSGLGLPPREVAVLEVRGRVSGHRRSNPVVIATVEGKRYLVSMLGRQSEWVKNVEAAHGDAVIRQGRREQVHLVQVPSDERAPILREYVRIASSGRKHFPLGVGASLSEFEAIATRYPVYRIDAARSGPTALERGSGSS; encoded by the coding sequence CCAAGGGTCGGTGAACGAGATGATGCACACGGACCCTGCGGAGCAAAGTCCGATCCTGCGATGGTTCTATAAAGGCTGGCGACCCACACGGCTCGGACGCTGGGTGAACCGGGTTCAGGGCTGGTGGTCTGGCCTCGGTTTGCCACCAAGAGAGGTCGCCGTACTCGAGGTCCGCGGCCGGGTATCGGGACACCGGCGGTCCAATCCAGTAGTCATCGCCACGGTGGAGGGCAAGCGCTACCTCGTCTCAATGCTCGGCCGGCAATCGGAGTGGGTGAAGAACGTTGAGGCAGCTCATGGCGATGCGGTCATCCGCCAGGGCCGCCGGGAGCAAGTCCACCTGGTTCAGGTGCCATCAGACGAGCGGGCGCCTATTCTCCGCGAGTATGTGCGGATCGCCTCAAGCGGCCGCAAGCACTTCCCGCTTGGCGTCGGCGCGTCGCTGTCTGAGTTCGAGGCGATCGCTACGCGATACCCGGTCTACCGGATCGACGCTGCCAGGTCTGGCCCCACGGCGCTGGAACGCGGCTCGGGCTCCAGCTGA